Sequence from the Candidatus Poribacteria bacterium genome:
ATTCGTCATCTACGCGAACACCAACCCATTCTGGCGGACATTGCAAGTGTTCAGGCACACCGTCGGCAAACAATGGGTTTGACGACTTACTGGTGGGATTGACGAAATCCGCTGTCGGTTGTGTTTCTGAAACAACGGCATCGCGTTCGGTAGGTTCTGCAAGTATTTGCGGTTGCTCGGAGACCTCCGCAGGCGCGTGTGCGGAATGCGGTTCAGCATGCCACTCGTCGCCATGCCAATGTCCGCTCTCGGCGGTTTCTCCAGGTGGCGGTGGTTTCGGTGTTTCTTTTCGCTCTACCGCAATGGGAACTTTGTAAACCTTTACAGGTTCTTGCTTGGCGACCTTGCGTCCATAAAACAGACCACATCCCATCGCTGGAAGCAAAACAATCAAAAGCGGAATCCACATTCTCTTTCTTAACATATTTTTCTCCTTTCGGTTGTTCGCCGCGCGTATCTATCTCGTCTCCGTGTTGGGACAAATGATCGGTTGACACGGCGGCGGTTGTATTTCAGGGATACAAAATTCGGGGAACGGACGACAAGGTTCATCCGCAGCACGTGTAAGGTGCAGCGCGACGCTGAGTGTCGCCACGACGAAGAAAAGCGCGATGGGGACCCACCGCAAGAGGCGTGTTTTCATGTTAGGCACTCCTTTTGTAGGGGCTGGCCCCTATAAATAACACGCAACGAAACCCGTTAGCTGCTACAATAGAAACCAGCGCTGTCAAAACTACATCTTTTGGCAGTGTTACGCGTGGCGGGTGCGGGAACACCTGCTGCGCACCCCGGAAACGGGGAGGCTGCCCTGACGCGATCCACGCGGTGTTAGCGAATATGCTTCAGCATGAAATCAACGTCATGAATAATTATAAAAAAAAATGCAAAAATTGTCAAGTTTAAAATTTGGCTTGGCGAAACACAACTTAGAACTTACGCATTCTAAAGTCCCTGATAAGGCGGATTTAAGGGGGTAAATACAACGAAATACTCTCACTGCGAGGCATTTTCAACAAAATGTGATGCTCTGTTCAACTTGTGTAAATCCTATAACTTTTACCGCGCGGCCGGCGAAACACTTTCCAAATCCTGCCCAATCTTACCACTTTTTCAGCGGTTTCTAATGAAGTTTGCGAAAGTAAATCAGTCCTGCAGTGAACCCCAACGCTTTTCTGTGTGCTTTTCTGAGATGTATCGGCTATTTCTGCTGTAGGAACAAGGTATCGGGATTCGGAGACCCTCCTACGGGAGAACTAAGCCCCTCTCCTTCCCCTTAAATCCTTTGAGTTAAACGTTGAATTATGGTATCATGCCACAAACCCTGAACGGAGCCAGACGATGAAAATCAAAGACATACAGACCGTCCGAATCAACGTGCCGCCGCGAGACATCAAACGCACAGAACCCCGCCGCGAAGTGTGGAGTTCCCACGCCGAAGTCGCAAATCCGATGTCGCGCTACCCACAATACAAACGCCACCGTTCCAGTTGGATGCCGAAGAAGTGGGATACCGTTTACGTCAAAGTTACCGCTGAAGACGGCACTTGGGGTATAGGCGAAACCTCTTTCGGCACCCCAGTCGCTGCTATTATTGATGAACACTTTGCACCAATGCTAATTGGTGAAAACTGCTTTGCCGTTGAGAAGATTTGGGATATGATGTTCCGTATGTCCAAACCTTACGGTTCACAAGGCTTAACCAGTTGTGCAATGAGCGGGGTTGATATTGCCCTATGGGATCTGAACGGCAAAATCAAGAACCAACCCGTCTATGAACTACTCGGTGGACCGCTACGTGAGAAGATGTTCGCTTACGCTACTGGCAACGATACCGATTGGCAGTTGGAACTCGGATTCAAGGCGGTGAAGTTGGCGTGTCCCTATGGACCAGTAGATGGCGAATGGGGCTTGAAAGAGAACGAAAAACTGGTCGAGAAAACCAGAGAAATGGTCGGCGACGACGTTGAAATTATGCTTGATTGCTATATGGCTTTCGATGTCGATTACACCATCCGATTGGCACACCGCCTCCGTCCGTATCGTCTTAAATGGATTGAAGAGTTCCTCATTCCAGAAGACATTGACGGTTTGGTGAAAGTTAAAGAGGCTGTCGATTGGGTGAGCTTGGCGAGTGGCGAGCATCACTACACCCGTTTCCCGTTTCAGCAGATTATTGAAAGGCGGTGCTTGGATATTTTACAACCGGATACCTTCTGGGTGGGCGGCATCACCGAGTGTGTCAAAATCTGCCATCTCGCAGATGCTGCAGGACTCACCGTTATCTTTCACGGGGGTGGGCTTCGACAATCGGGACTCCATCTTTCCGCCGCTATGCCCAATACGCCTTGGGTTGAATATTATCTTGGTGTCCCACCCGGGGTGCCGTTGGAGGAGACGATACTGTTTGACGGTGAATCTCTCCCGACAGATAGCTACATCTCTCCGAATGACGGTCCTGGACTCGGTTTACACATTGAAGAGGAGTGGCTAACGCCGAGAAATCCGCGATAATATGGGACGTTATATCACCTTTCTGTTGCTATTTTGTGTAAGCAGTAACGCTTATGCGCAAACGTTAATCGATTCTGTCATTGCGGTTGTCAATACGGATGCTATCACGCGCAGCGAACTTGAAAATGAATTTCGTATCGCTGCGCTCATGCAGATACGCACTGGTGCAACACCAACGACCGCCGAACGGCGCGCAGTACTTGATACTATCATTACCCGCAAATTCGTCTTACAAGCAGCTGAGCGACGCGGCATCGTTGTAACCCAACGCGACATGCGGGTAGCGGAAAAAATAGCGGAAATCCGTGCCGAATATGCTTTTGAGGGGGATCTTCAGAGCGTTTTACAGCAGTACCAGTTGGAAGAGGAAACGGTGAAAACGCAGGTCTATGAGCAGCTAATATACGACGAATTCTTTCGCCGTATATTTTTCAATGCTGTCAACAGTGAGAAGGTCGCGAATTTAGCAAAGTCCTACTATGATGCGAATAGCACTGAATTTATTGTGCCCCCTACCGTCACCTTTAACTCACTATTTATTATCATGCCGAAGGATAAATCCGCAGCAGAAAAGCAGGCTGCTGAAGATTTAGTGCAACAACTCAGCGAGCATTTGCAACAAGGTGAAACATTTAAGACTGTCTATGAAGCTTATAAAACACGTTTGGCACTCTGGATTGAGGAGTTGACACATGAGGTAGACACCCCGTTGGGCACCATTGTGACAGAATTGCA
This genomic interval carries:
- a CDS encoding SurA N-terminal domain-containing protein — translated: MGRYITFLLLFCVSSNAYAQTLIDSVIAVVNTDAITRSELENEFRIAALMQIRTGATPTTAERRAVLDTIITRKFVLQAAERRGIVVTQRDMRVAEKIAEIRAEYAFEGDLQSVLQQYQLEEETVKTQVYEQLIYDEFFRRIFFNAVNSEKVANLAKSYYDANSTEFIVPPTVTFNSLFIIMPKDKSAAEKQAAEDLVQQLSEHLQQGETFKTVYEAYKTRLALWIEELTHEVDTPLGTIVTELQISERSAPLPVSEGYQIVERVRNNPSRQKPYSEVSEEISERIRRDLAESEFEAWLTERKEEETWHILDDELVQAEGETRQTDVE
- a CDS encoding L-rhamnonate dehydratase (catalyzes the formation of 2-keto-3-deoxy-L-rhamnonate from L-rhamnonate), which translates into the protein MKIKDIQTVRINVPPRDIKRTEPRREVWSSHAEVANPMSRYPQYKRHRSSWMPKKWDTVYVKVTAEDGTWGIGETSFGTPVAAIIDEHFAPMLIGENCFAVEKIWDMMFRMSKPYGSQGLTSCAMSGVDIALWDLNGKIKNQPVYELLGGPLREKMFAYATGNDTDWQLELGFKAVKLACPYGPVDGEWGLKENEKLVEKTREMVGDDVEIMLDCYMAFDVDYTIRLAHRLRPYRLKWIEEFLIPEDIDGLVKVKEAVDWVSLASGEHHYTRFPFQQIIERRCLDILQPDTFWVGGITECVKICHLADAAGLTVIFHGGGLRQSGLHLSAAMPNTPWVEYYLGVPPGVPLEETILFDGESLPTDSYISPNDGPGLGLHIEEEWLTPRNPR